One Glycine soja cultivar W05 chromosome 2, ASM419377v2, whole genome shotgun sequence genomic region harbors:
- the LOC114400838 gene encoding uncharacterized protein LOC114400838 — MWRVLAAVTRNLQSTRKSSKVADESMFESGNGVELFGHERGRRSQHGWGLVCSILQAPISILSCVSHPQVNNNGSDGIWVTTGEFSSQVSEMNHLMVSDSMRYAILM; from the coding sequence ATGTGGCGTGTTCTAGCTGCAGTGACAAGAAACCTTCAGAGCACAAGAAAGAGTTCCAAGGTGGCAGATGAGAGCATGTTTGAATCAGGAAACGGTGTAGAGCTATTTGGACATGAGAGGGGAAGAAGATCACAACATGGTTGGGGGCTTGTGTGTAGCATTCTTCAAGCCCCCATATCAATACTCTCATGTGTTTCTCACCCTCAGGTTAATAATAATGGCTCTGATGGGATTTGGGTAACTACTGGGGAATTCTCATCACAGGTGTCTGAAATGAACCATCTCATGGTAAGTGATAGCATGAGATATGCAATTTTGATGTAG
- the LOC114400829 gene encoding cyclin-dependent kinase C-2-like → MAIAAPGQLNVNESPIWGSRSVDCFEKLEQIGEGTYGQVYMAKEIKTGEIVALKKIRMDNEREGFPITAIREIKILKKLHHENVIKLKEIVTSQGPEKDEQGKPDGNKYKGGIYMVFEYMDHDLTGLADRPGMRFTVPQIKCYMRQLLTGLHYCHVNQVLHRDIKGSNLLIDNEGNLKLADFGLARSFSNDQNANLTNRVITLWYRPPELLLGTTKYGPAVDMWSVGCIFAELLQGKPIFPGKDEPEQLNKIYELCGAPNEVNWPGVSKIPYYNKFMPTRPMKRRLRDVFRHFDHHALELLEKMLTLDPSQRITAKDALDAEYFWTDPLPCDPKSLPKYESSHEFQTKKKRQQQRQNEEMAKRQKMQHPQPHTRLPPIQQPGQHAQMRSGPNQPIHGSQPQVSAGPTHHYGKPRGPSGGPGRYPPNGNPGGGYSHPNRAGQGGSGYGSGPYPPQGRGAPYGSNSMPGGGPRGSGASGYVGAPNYPQQGGPYGGSAAGRGSNMMGGNRNQQQYGWQQ, encoded by the exons ATGGCAATTGCAGCCCCAGGGCAACTGAACGTGAATGAATCACCCATTTGGGGATCCAGAAGTGTTGATTGCTTCGAGAAATTGGAGCAAATTGGCGAGGGCACATATGG TCAGGTTTACATGGCTAAAGAGATCAAAACTGGTGAAATTGTTGCTCTGAAGAAAATACGAATGGACAATGAGAGAGAGGGG TTTCCTATAACTGCTATACGAGAAATCAAAATTCTAAAGAAACTACACCATGAAAATGTCATCAAGCTGAAAGAAATTGTGACTTCTCAAG GTCCTGAGAAAGATGAACAGGGGAAGCCAG ATGGTAACAAATATAAAGGTGGCATCTATATGGTCTTTGAATACATGGACCATGATTTAACTGGTCTTGCTGACCGACCTGGGATGAGATTCACAGTTCCCCAAATTAAG TGTTACATGAGACAGCTTTTGACGGGGCTTCACTATTGTCATGTAAATCAAGTACTTCATCGAGATATCAAAG GCTCAAATCTTCTtatagacaatgaaggaaatcTTAAGCTTGCAGATTTTGGACTGGCACGATCATTTTCTAATGACCAAAATGCAAATCTTACAAATCGTGTCATTACGTTATGGTACAG acCACCTGAGTTGCTGCTAGGGACAACAAAGTATGGACCAGCTGTGGATATGTGGTCTGTTGGGTGCATTTTTGCTGAGCTTCTTCAAGGGAAGCCTATCTTTCCTGGAAAAGATGAG CCAgaacaattaaacaaaatatatgagcTGTGTGGAGCACCAAATGAAGTCAATTGGCCTGGGGTTTCCAAGATaccttattataataaatttatgccAACAAGGCCGATGAAAAGACGTTTGAGGGATGTCTTCAGGCA TTTTGATCATCATGCTCtggaattgttggagaagatGTTGACACTTGATCCTTCTCAG AGAATTACTGCGAAAGATGCACTTGATGCTGAGTATTTCTGGACAGATCCATTACCATGCGATCCCAAGAG TTTACCCAAGTACGAGTCATCACATGAGTTTCAGACAAAGAAAAAGCGCCAACAACAACGGCAAAATGAAGAAATGGCTAAGCGTCAGAAAATGCAGCACCCACAGCCACACACTCGTCTTCCCCCCATTCAGCAGCCTGGGCAACATGCCCAAATGCGGTCAGGACCAAACCAACCAATTCATGGCTCTCAACCCCAAGTTTCTGCAGGACCTACCCATCATTATGGGAAGCCCCGAGGTCCATCTGGTGGGCCAGGAAGATATCCTCCCAATGGGAACCCAGGTGGAGGATACAGTCACCCAAATCGAGCAGGTCAAGGTGGTTCTGGTTATGGCAGTGGACCTTATCCTCCTCAAGGGAGGGGGGCGCCTTATGGGTCCAATAGTATGCCTGGTGGTGGTCCTCGTGGCAGTGGTGCCAGCGGCTATGTTGGAGCTCCAAATTATCCCCAACAAGGTGGTCCATATGGGGGCTCAGCAGCTGGTCGTGGCTCGAACATGATGGGTGGAAACCGCAATCAACAACAGTATGGTTGGCAGCAGTAA